The window CTTTTGATGCCGAACCATGAAATGATATCCTGCAGTGTGCCTGAACTAAACAGACCAGACAATGCGTCGAATCCTTCATAAAAGATGAAACAGCCTGCTGCTGCCAGAATGAAAGCGACTACCTGATTGTCCGTCAGCGAGGATGTAAAGGTCCCGATCGCAGCATATATGCCTCCCAATAACAATAACCCGATCAGGGCGCCATAAGTGGCTCCCGTATCAAGGTTTCCCGGTGGGTTTCCCAATTTCCATACGGAAAAAATATAGACCAGGCAGGGTAATAGGGAAATAATGATCAGTACCACTGCTGCCAGGAATTTAGCCAGGACAATCTGCAGTTCACTGATGGGTCGGGTCAACAATAACTCAATGGTACCGGATTTTTTTTCTTCAGAAAAAGAACGCATGGTAATGGCCGGAGCTAAAAAAAGAAATACCCAGGGAGCGATGTAAAACAGGCTTTCCAGTGAAGCATATCCGCTTTCCGGGATATTTAACACACCGGGAAATACCCACAGGCATAATCCTGTAACGGCCAGGAATACAATGATCACCAGATAGCCTGTTAGTGATGAGAAGAAACTTTGTATTTCTTTTTTCAGCAAATAGAGCATCGGGTATTATTTTATTTCGATGATATCTCCACTGTTCAGAAGGTCATCCACACATTTGATCGGAGATTTTGCTTTCTGGGCTTCGATCTGTTCATCTACCAACCGGTCGAATGTAGGTGCTTTTGCTGCACGGATGATGCCGACAGCCATGGGGAGATGAGGTGGGGCCATTTTGGCGATCATCAACTGGATGATAGGGTCTTGCTCATATTGATCATGTACGAGGATATCATCGATAGTGATCCCGTTTTTGCCTATTTCCACCGCTTCCAGCCGGAGTTTGTTCAGCCGGATGCCTTTGTTTCTATCTTTTCCGTACAACAATGGTTCTCCATGTTTCAGGAATACCTGGTTTTCCTCCCGGTATTCTTTTCCCGTAACCATCGCATGGGTCTTATCTGCAAAAATAATGCAGTTCTGGAGTAATTCGACAACGGCTGTTCCCCGGTGTAATGCCGCTTCTTCCAGGATATTGGACATGTCTTTAGGGCTGTTGTCCGCCGTACGGGCAAAGAAAGTGCCCTGCGCTCCGATCACCAGTTCGGCCGGGTTGAAAGGTGTTTCCAGGGTTCCGTAAGGGGAGGTTTTGGTGATGGCTCCCATCGGAGTGGTGGGGGAATATTGTCCTTTTGTAAGACCATATATCTGGTTGTTGAACAACATGATGGTCATGTCGATATTGCGCCGTATCGCATGGATAAAATGATTGCCTCCGATAGCCATGGAATCACCGTCTCCGGTGTTGACCCATATGCTCAGGGAAGGATTGGCGATTTTCATACCCGAGGCAATGGCAGCTGCCCGGCCGTGGATACCGTGGAAACCGTATGTGCTTACATAATAAGGGAACCGGGAAGAACATCCGATCCCGGATACTACCACATAGTTTTCTTTTTTGTAACCAAGCCTGGGAAATAATTGGGAGATGGAGTTCAGGATGGCATGATTGCCGCAACCGGGACACCATTTGACCATCTGGTCGCTCACGAAATCACTTCTGTTCAGTTCTATATCGCTTTTTGGGATTCTTTCGT is drawn from Bacteroidales bacterium and contains these coding sequences:
- the gldF gene encoding gliding motility-associated ABC transporter permease subunit GldF: MLYLLKKEIQSFFSSLTGYLVIIVFLAVTGLCLWVFPGVLNIPESGYASLESLFYIAPWVFLFLAPAITMRSFSEEKKSGTIELLLTRPISELQIVLAKFLAAVVLIIISLLPCLVYIFSVWKLGNPPGNLDTGATYGALIGLLLLGGIYAAIGTFTSSLTDNQVVAFILAAAGCFIFYEGFDALSGLFSSGTLQDIISWFGIKRHYASISRGVVDSRDLIYFFGIMLVFILFTRLKLQSRKWK
- a CDS encoding 2-oxoacid:ferredoxin oxidoreductase subunit beta, with product MKTTDERIPKSDIELNRSDFVSDQMVKWCPGCGNHAILNSISQLFPRLGYKKENYVVVSGIGCSSRFPYYVSTYGFHGIHGRAAAIASGMKIANPSLSIWVNTGDGDSMAIGGNHFIHAIRRNIDMTIMLFNNQIYGLTKGQYSPTTPMGAITKTSPYGTLETPFNPAELVIGAQGTFFARTADNSPKDMSNILEEAALHRGTAVVELLQNCIIFADKTHAMVTGKEYREENQVFLKHGEPLLYGKDRNKGIRLNKLRLEAVEIGKNGITIDDILVHDQYEQDPIIQLMIAKMAPPHLPMAVGIIRAAKAPTFDRLVDEQIEAQKAKSPIKCVDDLLNSGDIIEIK